One region of Peribacillus simplex genomic DNA includes:
- a CDS encoding cyanophycinase, whose translation MNCGELLIIGGAEDKCLEGEVLNKFVELANRSDGGIGILPTASEIPEEVSTGYIKIFRDLGVDRVEVIKLDSRQDADDPEICKQLISFSAIFITGGNQSRLSERIGKSKFHHALSNAWHKGMVIAGTSAGASILGKHMIVAADTMLNDNKLKVEIGIGFGFLDDLIIDQHFSQRGRFDRLLSAIAGNKEIMGIGIDENTAILVKEGYFEVFGQHQVLVLDGRNSDYINITSSDNGSEELTLSGFNLHALTRGYRFDLLTRKLLMKKGIQP comes from the coding sequence ATGAATTGTGGTGAATTACTTATCATTGGCGGGGCAGAGGATAAGTGCCTTGAAGGTGAAGTATTAAATAAATTTGTCGAGCTTGCAAACCGTTCAGATGGCGGAATAGGAATATTGCCTACAGCGAGTGAAATTCCTGAGGAAGTGAGTACCGGGTATATCAAGATTTTCAGGGATTTAGGCGTGGACAGGGTGGAAGTGATCAAGCTGGATTCAAGGCAGGATGCAGACGATCCGGAGATTTGTAAACAGCTGATATCCTTTTCTGCCATCTTCATTACTGGAGGAAACCAAAGCCGGTTATCTGAGAGGATTGGAAAATCAAAATTCCATCATGCCCTTTCTAATGCCTGGCATAAAGGAATGGTGATAGCAGGGACAAGTGCTGGCGCCTCCATTTTAGGTAAGCATATGATCGTTGCTGCTGACACGATGCTGAATGATAATAAGTTAAAGGTAGAGATTGGGATAGGTTTCGGCTTCCTTGACGACCTGATAATTGACCAACATTTTTCCCAGCGTGGCCGCTTTGACCGTCTGTTAAGTGCGATAGCAGGGAATAAAGAAATTATGGGTATTGGCATTGATGAAAATACAGCAATTTTAGTTAAAGAAGGATATTTTGAAGTATTTGGCCAACATCAAGTATTAGTTCTTGATGGCAGAAACAGTGATTATATCAATATCACATCTTCCGATAATGGCAGTGAAGAGTTGACTCTCTCGGGATTTAATCTTCATGCACTTACCAGGGGATACCGCTTTGACCTGCTTACCAGGAAATTGTTGATGAAAAAGGGGATCCAACCATGA
- the cphA gene encoding cyanophycin synthetase gives MIINRVRYLKGPNYFAYTPTICIELDIGELEEKPSDSIPGFNEKLLRTLPNLGSHTCSKGYRGGFAERLRKGTWMGHILEHMTIELQNLAGIDAIRGKTVMMEKKGHYYVTFDYKEPQSGLQAFLAAKDIVEAILNGENLINVQFYVKQIEQLYYKNKLGPSTEAIFKAAQAKDIPVERMGDESLLRIGTGSRQKYVQATISSQTSNIAVENSCDKSLTKSILKGCGLSVPEGDIAHSIEEIFTTADKLGFPLVIKPYNGRQGEGVITHIKNKDELFNVVNCLESHVEKYIVERHIEGHDYRILIVNGELIAASLRLPPYVIGNGKETIRKLIEKENRNALRGEGHEKPMSKIPLTHTVTCYLEKSNRTLDTIPNQGEVVQVVGNANLSTGGKAIDVTDQVHPTIKNMARAAAKAIGLDIAGIDLICEDISKSIEHSRTAIIEVNAAPGIRMHHYPSEGKKRDVGKAIIDYLFPTREEAAIPIIAVTGTNGKTTTTRLVHYFLSNENTKVGMTNSDGVYIGDKVLDQGDCSGPVSAKMVLAHPEVDVAVLETARGGILREGLAFRQCDVGIITNVSEDHLGRDGIETLDDLIKLKRLVAEIVQKTGYCVLNADDPNVAAMEAFTDGEVIFTSTDATQPQVKAAIKGGCKVWFVNEQGMICHSSEGVISQFMDCSMIPITISGNARHNIANLLQALAAAQTQGISMEELRRKAVTFMPDTNLSKGRFNLKKLNDRTIIIDYAHNEAGLKAIFETVSAYNKNRLITVLAGPGDRIDEELIRLSKVAAMNSDLFIIKEDDDLRGREPLEVARLLKEAAVEAGLHKDQAFIVLNELDAFVKAWETSQPGDLLLFFYTDFEYVERFFEKVATNPLPKK, from the coding sequence ATGATTATCAATCGAGTCCGTTATTTAAAAGGGCCCAATTATTTTGCTTATACACCAACGATTTGCATTGAATTGGATATAGGGGAATTGGAAGAGAAACCATCTGATTCGATTCCTGGATTCAATGAAAAATTATTGAGGACGCTCCCGAACTTGGGAAGCCATACATGTTCAAAAGGGTATCGAGGCGGTTTTGCTGAAAGGCTTAGAAAAGGTACATGGATGGGACATATTTTAGAGCATATGACGATTGAGCTTCAAAACTTAGCTGGAATTGATGCCATTCGGGGAAAAACGGTAATGATGGAAAAGAAGGGTCATTATTATGTAACCTTCGACTATAAGGAGCCTCAGTCAGGTCTTCAAGCTTTTTTAGCAGCAAAAGATATCGTGGAAGCCATCCTGAATGGTGAAAACCTTATAAATGTACAATTTTATGTAAAACAAATAGAGCAGCTATATTATAAAAATAAACTGGGGCCTAGTACAGAAGCCATTTTTAAGGCTGCGCAGGCAAAAGATATCCCTGTCGAGCGAATGGGTGATGAAAGTTTACTACGTATAGGAACAGGTTCAAGGCAAAAGTATGTCCAGGCGACAATTTCTAGCCAGACTTCGAATATTGCCGTGGAGAATTCATGTGATAAATCATTGACCAAATCTATATTAAAAGGGTGTGGCCTTTCTGTACCTGAAGGGGATATTGCCCATTCCATTGAAGAAATCTTTACCACAGCGGACAAGCTGGGTTTTCCACTGGTTATAAAACCGTATAACGGTAGACAGGGAGAGGGTGTCATCACCCATATTAAAAATAAGGATGAACTATTCAATGTAGTCAATTGTTTGGAGTCGCATGTGGAGAAGTACATTGTCGAACGACATATTGAAGGACATGATTACAGGATATTGATAGTAAATGGAGAACTTATAGCCGCTAGTTTAAGGCTTCCTCCCTATGTTATTGGAAACGGTAAGGAAACGATACGCAAGTTGATAGAAAAGGAAAATCGTAATGCATTGCGTGGAGAAGGTCATGAAAAACCGATGTCAAAAATCCCCCTTACACATACCGTTACGTGTTATTTGGAAAAATCGAACCGGACACTGGATACAATTCCGAATCAAGGAGAAGTGGTTCAAGTAGTCGGCAATGCAAATCTTTCGACTGGTGGAAAGGCAATAGATGTTACGGACCAGGTCCATCCAACCATTAAGAATATGGCACGTGCTGCCGCAAAAGCAATCGGTTTGGATATAGCCGGAATAGACTTGATCTGTGAGGATATCTCAAAATCAATCGAACATTCACGGACTGCGATAATCGAGGTGAACGCTGCACCGGGAATTCGAATGCATCACTATCCGAGTGAAGGGAAAAAAAGGGATGTAGGCAAAGCCATTATCGATTATTTATTTCCGACACGGGAAGAGGCGGCGATACCGATCATCGCGGTGACCGGAACAAATGGAAAAACGACAACGACCCGATTGGTTCATTATTTTCTTTCAAATGAAAATACGAAGGTAGGAATGACGAATTCCGATGGAGTATATATCGGCGATAAGGTATTGGATCAAGGTGATTGCAGTGGCCCGGTCAGTGCAAAAATGGTATTGGCACATCCTGAAGTTGATGTAGCTGTATTAGAAACGGCACGGGGCGGGATTCTGCGTGAAGGTCTGGCATTTCGTCAGTGTGATGTTGGCATCATTACAAATGTTAGTGAGGATCACCTCGGCCGTGATGGAATTGAAACATTGGATGATCTCATAAAATTAAAGAGGCTGGTAGCCGAAATCGTTCAAAAAACAGGCTATTGTGTGCTGAATGCAGATGATCCGAATGTAGCTGCCATGGAAGCTTTTACAGATGGGGAAGTGATTTTTACTTCTACAGATGCCACCCAGCCTCAGGTGAAGGCCGCCATTAAGGGAGGATGTAAAGTTTGGTTTGTCAATGAACAAGGTATGATCTGCCATTCATCAGAAGGTGTCATTTCTCAGTTTATGGATTGCTCGATGATTCCAATAACGATTTCCGGCAATGCACGTCATAATATCGCCAATTTACTTCAGGCGTTAGCCGCAGCCCAAACCCAAGGCATATCCATGGAAGAACTAAGAAGGAAGGCTGTCACGTTTATGCCTGATACGAATTTGTCCAAAGGGCGTTTCAATTTAAAAAAGTTGAATGATCGAACGATCATCATTGACTATGCCCATAATGAAGCAGGATTAAAGGCCATATTCGAAACGGTCAGTGCCTATAACAAAAATCGTCTTATCACTGTTTTGGCAGGGCCGGGGGACCGCATTGATGAAGAGCTCATCAGACTATCCAAGGTGGCGGCAATGAATTCTGATCTGTTCATCATTAAAGAAGACGATGATTTGCGGGGAAGGGAGCCTCTCGAAGTAGCGCGGCTACTTAAGGAAGCTGCGGTAGAAGCAGGGTTACATAAAGATCAGGCATTTATCGTTCTTAATGAATTGGACGCATTCGTAAAAGCTTGGGAAACATCACAACCTGGTGATCTATTATTGTTCTTCTACACGGATTTTGAATATGTAGAACGGTTTTTCGAAAAAGTTGCGACAAATCCATTGCCAAAAAAATAA